One stretch of Spartobacteria bacterium DNA includes these proteins:
- a CDS encoding tryptophan synthase subunit alpha, which translates to MNRIDQVFATCKTEKRAALIPYITCGDPTLAFTEQVVEQLAVSGADIIELGMPFSDPMADGKTIQEACTRALAHGVTLTEIFDMVSRLRARGVKTPFILFSYYNVLFGQGIEVVAKRCAEAGIDGWLTVDMPIEEVDEILPVLNACGLVWIPLTAPTTSLERIEAIQSRGGGFLYYIMVTGVTGARSGIPEGLAKRLADVRRASKLPVAAGFGVSSPEMVAEIAAHADAVVVGSRLVDLLHTAYTEESPDTALTKAGVFIRAMADALPH; encoded by the coding sequence ATGAACAGAATAGATCAAGTATTTGCCACCTGCAAAACCGAGAAACGGGCGGCCCTGATTCCTTATATCACCTGTGGTGATCCCACCTTGGCTTTTACGGAGCAGGTCGTCGAACAGCTTGCGGTTTCCGGCGCGGATATTATTGAACTGGGCATGCCCTTTTCCGACCCCATGGCCGATGGCAAGACCATTCAGGAAGCCTGTACCCGGGCACTGGCTCACGGGGTGACGCTAACGGAAATTTTCGACATGGTATCCCGCTTGCGTGCCAGAGGGGTGAAGACCCCGTTCATCCTCTTCAGCTATTACAATGTTCTGTTTGGACAAGGCATTGAAGTAGTCGCCAAACGCTGTGCCGAAGCGGGTATTGATGGCTGGTTGACTGTGGATATGCCCATCGAGGAAGTTGACGAAATTCTGCCGGTACTGAATGCCTGCGGGCTGGTCTGGATTCCGCTGACCGCTCCCACTACATCGCTGGAGCGGATCGAAGCCATTCAATCCCGCGGTGGCGGATTCCTTTATTACATCATGGTGACCGGCGTGACAGGAGCCCGCAGCGGAATTCCCGAAGGGCTGGCCAAGCGGTTGGCCGATGTGCGGCGTGCATCCAAATTGCCTGTTGCAGCGGGTTTCGGAGTGTCATCGCCGGAAATGGTAGCAGAAATTGCGGCTCATGCCGATGCGGTGGTTGTAGGCAGTCGTTTAGTCGACCTGCTGCATACCGCCTATACCGAAGAATCACCGGACACGGCTCTGACCAAAGCCGGCGTATTCATCCGCGCCATGGCCGACGCCCTGCCACATTAA
- a CDS encoding universal stress protein — protein sequence MNGRFIVCTDGSAYADTAVEFAMELAGRMKAKSLKGIHVLNACILEAPMMGDSMGWLGVETYGVQVEQFREILHKKGEGIRDAFLKKTAPCRMEVKFDIVMGMPAHAIIDAGNDADWIVLGQKGEDAQWLGKMIGSTAERLTRYSTKPCIVTPEKCGPVTHVLAAYDGSDHARQALVKASEMAKELDLKITLITVIDAMKDEHAARINDEGAALVQSYGLTVDAHIETGIAEERILAAIKEYQCDVLFVGAYGHSRIREMVLGSTTVHLIARSAIPVVLLK from the coding sequence ATGAATGGACGATTTATAGTTTGTACAGATGGGTCGGCGTATGCCGATACTGCCGTTGAGTTTGCCATGGAACTGGCCGGGCGGATGAAGGCGAAATCCCTCAAAGGTATCCATGTGCTTAACGCCTGTATTCTCGAAGCACCCATGATGGGTGACAGCATGGGGTGGCTCGGTGTGGAAACCTACGGCGTTCAAGTAGAACAGTTCCGCGAAATTCTGCACAAAAAAGGAGAGGGCATTCGCGATGCCTTTTTAAAGAAAACCGCACCATGCCGGATGGAAGTCAAATTCGATATCGTTATGGGGATGCCTGCTCACGCCATTATTGACGCCGGTAATGATGCTGACTGGATTGTTCTCGGTCAAAAAGGAGAGGATGCGCAGTGGCTGGGTAAAATGATTGGCTCCACGGCCGAAAGATTGACCCGGTACAGCACAAAACCCTGCATTGTGACGCCTGAAAAATGCGGCCCCGTCACGCATGTGCTGGCGGCCTACGATGGCAGTGATCATGCCCGGCAGGCGTTGGTCAAAGCGTCTGAAATGGCCAAAGAGCTTGATTTGAAAATTACGCTGATCACGGTGATTGACGCCATGAAAGATGAACACGCGGCCCGTATAAATGACGAAGGCGCGGCACTGGTGCAAAGCTATGGACTGACTGTCGATGCGCATATAGAAACCGGCATTGCGGAAGAACGTATCCTGGCTGCAATCAAAGAATACCAGTGCGATGTGCTTTTTGTCGGAGCCTATGGACACAGTCGCATCCGTGAAATGGTGCTGGGAAGTACCACCGTTCATCTCATCGCCCGCAGTGCCATCCCTGTGGTGCTCCTTAAATAG
- a CDS encoding DNA translocase FtsK: MRSFQSVTCCLSTNLYLVRMDKSGTTTRTLLQDVSGILLLAWAILLGLAMFTYTPMDISVFQNPPNTPAANLIGPFGAWNSFVVFMLFGVIGYTVPIMAAALGLLMMFKHDRRLPARIGWFLLLLCGLVTMSEILSDLWAPVTGRLNIGTTGGILGSLLGRRLLIMYLGSAGAGIVAVSFILLSLYFLFDIHPANMGQNMGTFMDVIRGRMEYFKLARERARLEKLSKQEEKVRQKLEQVQSAKPLSRLSRKKKEILSPLHGDTNPLPDIVDASAPIVSPLPEKTIVAESDLFADNTDDFEPEELTPDSIEIGNKQHSSPAPARPRQVPAKSSPFAMPPNKLLEPLPSAKDRVVEIDIEGMSIKLEASLSEFGIDAKVTNVETGPVVTSFEVLPAPGVRVNKIVQLSNDIALTMKAISIRVQAPIPGKGVVGIEIPNPKSTPVFFREIIESPTWKHSKAALPLSLGKDVTGSDVVADLAKMPHMLIAGATGSGKSVCMNSLLAGLLMSRSPEEMRLMLVDPKMVEFAFFNELPHLVVPVITDPKKVAFGLRWAIMEMERRYQMLSEVGVRNIETFNERPIAKQEVMFDDDVKKSPGDDIPDRLPYIVIVIDELADLMMVAQKDVEESIARLAQLSRAVGIHMIIATQRPSVNVITGTIKANFPARIAFQVAQKVDSRTILDTMGADKLLGKGDMLFLPPGTSRLMRVQGTLTTDNEIRNIVDYWKNQAPASYELDLNGTDSGMLPGKGGGPVEEDLSEDPELIDHAVEVIRATKRASTSSLQRRLRIGYTRAARLMDILEDRGVVGPHNGSDPRDILIDTSDPDDY, translated from the coding sequence ATGCGATCATTTCAATCTGTCACTTGCTGTCTTTCCACAAATCTGTATCTTGTTCGCATGGATAAATCGGGGACCACAACACGAACATTACTGCAAGACGTATCGGGAATACTGTTACTGGCATGGGCTATTTTGCTCGGGCTGGCCATGTTTACCTATACGCCAATGGATATCTCTGTCTTTCAGAATCCACCTAATACACCGGCTGCCAACCTGATCGGGCCCTTTGGCGCATGGAACAGCTTTGTTGTTTTCATGCTTTTTGGAGTAATCGGCTACACGGTGCCGATCATGGCTGCCGCACTTGGGCTGCTCATGATGTTCAAGCATGACCGTCGGTTGCCGGCTCGCATTGGATGGTTTCTGCTACTGCTTTGCGGACTGGTCACCATGTCAGAGATTCTGTCCGATTTATGGGCACCGGTGACCGGCCGGCTCAACATCGGCACAACAGGGGGCATTTTAGGATCGCTGCTGGGGCGCCGCCTGCTCATTATGTATCTGGGCAGTGCCGGAGCAGGCATTGTTGCGGTTTCCTTCATCCTGCTGAGCCTCTATTTTCTTTTTGACATACATCCTGCCAATATGGGGCAGAACATGGGAACCTTTATGGATGTCATCCGGGGCCGAATGGAATACTTCAAACTGGCAAGGGAACGGGCCAGGCTGGAGAAACTGAGCAAACAAGAAGAAAAAGTACGGCAAAAACTAGAACAGGTTCAATCCGCCAAACCCCTGTCACGCCTTTCACGGAAAAAGAAAGAAATCTTAAGTCCGCTGCATGGGGATACAAATCCGCTGCCTGATATAGTAGACGCGTCGGCACCGATTGTTTCACCCCTGCCGGAAAAAACAATCGTTGCAGAATCAGATTTATTTGCCGATAACACCGATGATTTCGAACCGGAAGAGCTAACGCCAGACAGCATTGAGATTGGAAATAAGCAGCACTCATCGCCCGCGCCGGCACGTCCCAGGCAGGTGCCCGCCAAGTCATCGCCCTTTGCTATGCCGCCCAACAAACTTCTGGAACCGCTGCCCTCGGCCAAAGACCGCGTGGTAGAAATCGATATCGAGGGCATGTCCATCAAACTGGAAGCATCGCTTTCGGAATTCGGCATTGATGCCAAGGTTACGAATGTGGAAACGGGCCCGGTGGTAACCAGTTTTGAAGTGCTTCCGGCACCGGGGGTCAGGGTGAATAAAATCGTGCAACTCAGCAATGACATCGCTTTGACCATGAAAGCGATCAGTATCCGCGTGCAGGCACCCATTCCCGGCAAAGGGGTGGTGGGCATTGAAATACCTAATCCAAAATCGACTCCGGTCTTTTTCCGTGAGATTATCGAAAGTCCGACATGGAAACACTCCAAGGCGGCGTTGCCGCTGAGTCTGGGGAAAGATGTCACGGGGTCGGATGTCGTGGCTGATTTAGCCAAAATGCCTCATATGCTCATTGCCGGCGCAACGGGATCAGGCAAATCAGTCTGCATGAATTCCCTGCTGGCCGGGCTGTTAATGTCCCGTTCACCGGAAGAAATGCGACTGATGCTGGTTGACCCCAAAATGGTGGAATTTGCGTTTTTCAATGAACTGCCTCACCTGGTTGTTCCGGTCATCACCGACCCGAAGAAAGTCGCGTTTGGATTACGCTGGGCTATCATGGAAATGGAAAGGCGCTATCAGATGCTTTCTGAAGTCGGAGTTCGTAATATCGAAACATTCAACGAGCGTCCCATTGCCAAGCAGGAAGTGATGTTCGACGATGACGTAAAGAAAAGTCCGGGGGACGATATACCCGACCGCCTTCCTTATATCGTCATCGTAATCGACGAACTGGCCGACCTCATGATGGTGGCACAGAAAGACGTCGAAGAATCCATCGCCCGTCTGGCTCAGCTGTCCCGTGCAGTGGGAATTCATATGATCATCGCTACCCAGCGCCCGTCCGTCAATGTCATCACCGGCACCATCAAAGCCAACTTTCCGGCACGTATCGCATTCCAGGTAGCACAGAAAGTGGACAGCCGCACCATTCTGGACACCATGGGAGCGGACAAATTGCTGGGCAAAGGCGACATGCTCTTTTTGCCGCCGGGAACAAGCCGGCTGATGCGCGTTCAGGGTACACTGACCACGGACAATGAAATTAGAAATATCGTGGATTATTGGAAGAATCAGGCCCCCGCCTCTTACGAACTGGATCTGAACGGCACTGATTCAGGCATGTTGCCAGGAAAAGGGGGCGGCCCTGTGGAGGAAGACCTGAGCGAGGATCCGGAACTGATTGATCACGCGGTAGAAGTCATTCGAGCCACCAAGCGGGCGTCCACCTCATCCCTGCAGCGGCGACTGCGTATCGGGTATACGAGAGCGGCACGTTTAATGGATATTCTTGAGGATCGCGGCGTCGTAGGCCCCCACAACGGATCAGACCCCCGCGACATTCTGATTGATACCAGTGATCCGGACGATTATTGA
- the pgsA gene encoding CDP-diacylglycerol--glycerol-3-phosphate 3-phosphatidyltransferase produces MNVPNSLTMSRIAMSGVILALLNVSVPYATSVTLIIFILASITDYLDGHLARNVYGTTSFGKLMDPLADKIMVTVCFICFVEIHLPYYASKPLMPAWMVVLIISREFMVTGLRLLGAGKGKLISAGKWGKHKTIWQIVMISVLLLGLAVRYDILGNASVTLLENYDFVFHWIAWGLGVAVSAITVISGAMYYAENTDLIRQHL; encoded by the coding sequence ATGAACGTACCAAACTCCTTAACCATGAGCCGCATTGCGATGTCCGGCGTTATCCTTGCATTATTAAACGTGTCTGTGCCCTATGCAACAAGTGTAACGTTAATCATCTTTATCCTTGCCAGCATTACCGACTATCTGGACGGTCATCTGGCGCGCAACGTCTATGGCACCACCTCTTTCGGAAAACTGATGGATCCGCTGGCAGATAAAATTATGGTAACGGTTTGCTTTATTTGCTTCGTAGAAATCCATCTCCCTTATTACGCAAGCAAACCGCTCATGCCGGCATGGATGGTCGTTCTTATTATTTCCCGGGAATTTATGGTGACCGGCTTACGGTTACTGGGCGCGGGTAAAGGCAAATTAATCTCAGCCGGAAAATGGGGTAAGCATAAAACCATTTGGCAGATTGTGATGATATCCGTGTTATTGCTTGGATTGGCTGTACGTTATGACATTCTCGGCAATGCGTCCGTAACCCTGTTGGAAAACTATGATTTTGTCTTTCACTGGATTGCATGGGGTTTGGGAGTGGCCGTTTCCGCCATTACCGTCATTTCGGGAGCTATGTACTATGCGGAAAATACCGACTTGATTCGCCAGCATCTGTAG